A window of the Apteryx mantelli isolate bAptMan1 chromosome 23, bAptMan1.hap1, whole genome shotgun sequence genome harbors these coding sequences:
- the SCN3B gene encoding sodium channel regulatory subunit beta-3, whose amino-acid sequence MAALPRLVRVSSVALVVWAGFCSAVCVEVPSETEAVQGTHMKLLCISCMKREEVTASTVVEWFYRPEGGKDEPIYEYRKTNHEFPSRFSGRLQWNGSKDMQDVSITVLNVTLNDSGIYTCNITREFEFEIHRPLFTSSRLIHLTVVEQAGEDFTSVISEIMMYILLVFLTLWLLIEMVYCYRKVSKAEEAAQENATDYLAIPSENKENCAVPVEE is encoded by the exons CTGGTTTTTGTTCTGCCGTATGTGTTGAAGTTCCCTCAGAGACAGAGGCTGTCCAAGGGACACACATGAAGCTACtctgcatctcttgcatgaaGAGGGAAGAGGTCACAGCCAGCACCGTGGTGGAGTGGTTCTATAGGCCTGAGGGTGGAAAAGATGAACCT ATCTACGAGTACAGGAAAACAAATCATGAATTTCCGAGCCGCTTCAGTGGTCGGCTACAGTGGAATGGGAGTAAAGATATGCAGGATGTATCCATCACTGTGTTAAATGTGACCTTGAATGATTCGGGTATCTACACCTGTAATATCACCCGGGAGTTTGAGTTTGAGATTCACCGACCTCTCTTCACAAGCTCCAGATTGATCCATCTCACCGTGGTGGAGCAGG CTGGAGAAGACTTCACTTCAGTCATCTCTGAAATTATGATGTATATTCTTCTGGTCTTCCTCACCTTGTGGCTACTGATAGAAATGGTCTATTGCTACCGGAAAGTCTCTAAGGCAGAGGAGGCTGCCCAGGAAAATGC GACAGACTACCTTGCGATTCCatcagaaaacaaggaaaattgTGCCGTGCCTGTGGAGGAATAG